The Parachlamydia acanthamoebae genome has a window encoding:
- a CDS encoding ester cyclase has translation MDNLPHLKLIGEEFQERIWNKKDLSAIDDLLHPDAIIHSLLGNFQGRELMKNVVKTWLKAFPNLSVKNIFVVCERDVVVTNWRCSANHQGEFKNKKPTGRPISFSGVSMYRIKNDKIIEYWSYFDVQHILNQIG, from the coding sequence ATGGATAATCTACCCCATTTGAAGTTGATTGGCGAAGAATTCCAAGAAAGAATTTGGAATAAAAAGGATCTAAGTGCCATTGATGATCTGCTTCATCCCGATGCCATTATTCATAGTCTGCTTGGGAATTTTCAAGGTAGAGAATTGATGAAAAATGTTGTCAAAACATGGTTGAAGGCCTTTCCTAATCTTAGTGTAAAAAACATATTTGTAGTGTGTGAAAGAGACGTTGTTGTCACTAACTGGCGATGCTCAGCTAATCATCAAGGGGAATTTAAGAATAAAAAACCCACAGGAAGACCTATTTCTTTTAGTGGGGTCTCGATGTACCGGATAAAAAATGATAAGATCATTGAATATTGGTCTTATTTTGATGTTCAACATATTCTGAACCAGATTGGTTGA
- a CDS encoding rod shape-determining protein MreC, whose translation MRRKQSQPYLFIFCFLFLLMSIPLQTAEKMKGSVAALLGPSWESLANTKLRLASFLSFTTKGADSHDQSEERLKELELENTLLMTENERLRLMAEHDLRLNSWKEEDSASEKKELEGRGIPAKVIFRSPSSWNSSLWLNVGANKNEDLGCSYICKNSPVMLGKSVIGVIDYVGKKQARVKLITDSGLTLSVRVHRGSDQKTILLEKVDLLLKSMSASSVQDEEVKNLLNSFKEKLKKETVPRLLLAKGELNGCSKSSWRSQAPCLRGIGFNYDFADQEGPARDLRTGIPEDIPLSQRATYQAPPLVRVDDLLVTTGMDGIFPEGLHVAKVVNIHPLKEGDYFYELDAEPTAGDMNDLSVVFILPPLGFNPLDLPPPINR comes from the coding sequence ATGAGACGTAAACAATCCCAACCCTATCTTTTCATCTTCTGTTTCCTATTTTTATTGATGAGCATCCCTTTGCAAACTGCCGAGAAAATGAAAGGAAGTGTTGCTGCTTTGCTGGGCCCTTCCTGGGAAAGCCTGGCTAATACTAAATTGCGTTTGGCTTCATTTTTATCATTTACGACAAAAGGGGCGGACTCTCACGATCAATCGGAAGAAAGGCTTAAGGAGCTGGAGCTTGAAAATACGCTTTTAATGACAGAAAATGAACGACTTCGTTTAATGGCGGAGCATGACTTACGCTTGAATTCATGGAAAGAAGAGGACTCTGCTTCTGAGAAGAAGGAATTAGAAGGGCGAGGAATTCCAGCAAAAGTCATTTTTCGTTCTCCTTCATCCTGGAATAGCTCATTATGGCTGAATGTAGGAGCTAACAAAAATGAAGATTTAGGTTGTTCTTATATTTGCAAAAATAGTCCTGTGATGTTAGGAAAATCCGTGATTGGCGTGATTGATTATGTGGGAAAAAAACAAGCAAGAGTCAAATTAATTACAGATTCTGGCTTGACACTTTCCGTGCGTGTCCATCGAGGTAGTGACCAAAAAACGATTCTTTTAGAAAAAGTAGATTTACTTCTCAAGTCTATGTCCGCATCTTCTGTGCAAGATGAAGAGGTAAAAAACCTATTGAATAGTTTTAAAGAGAAGCTAAAAAAGGAAACCGTACCGAGATTATTGCTGGCAAAAGGCGAGTTAAATGGCTGTAGCAAGTCTTCCTGGCGTTCTCAAGCTCCGTGTTTGCGTGGAATTGGCTTTAATTATGATTTTGCTGATCAAGAAGGGCCTGCAAGAGATTTGAGAACTGGCATTCCCGAAGATATTCCTCTTTCACAACGAGCTACATACCAGGCTCCCCCTTTAGTGAGGGTGGATGATCTCCTCGTGACGACTGGAATGGATGGTATTTTTCCCGAAGGATTACATGTTGCTAAAGTGGTGAATATTCATCCTCTGAAAGAGGGCGATTATTTTTATGAACTCGATGCTGAACCCACCGCAGGTGATATGAATGATCTATCCGTTGTATTCATTCTTCCTCCACTTGGCTTCAATCCTTTAGATTTGCCCCCACCCATTAACAGATAA
- a CDS encoding amino acid aminotransferase, whose product MFNQIDLLPDDPIFGLNILFSQDTRPEKVNLGIGAYKDEWGNPVVLSSVRKAEQLLLEQKLDKEYPPMEGVVDFIQTSLKLVFGSNHFLLKDKRIAAIQSVGGTGALRIGAEFYKEIASGPVFLSTPTWPNHLQIFRSAGMQVNFYPYYSEETHGFDFDRMCAAIRTMPPKSLIILHACCHNPTGVDPTFEQWKILSELIKEHQLVPFFDFAYQGFGANLEQDAQAIRLFAEEGHEMFVASSYSKNFGLYGERVGTLAIVTPDASTALKVKSHLKQRIRSSYSMPPLHGARIVSTIVQSLSLQQEWLQELEKMRSRIRNIRKAFVNRLSEAYCALDFSFMNEQLGMFSFSGLDEKQVLALRDQYGIYTPLNGRINVAGLNSSNLDYVVQAVSQIVKS is encoded by the coding sequence ATGTTTAATCAAATCGATTTACTTCCTGATGATCCCATTTTTGGTTTGAATATTCTCTTTTCTCAGGACACACGTCCTGAGAAAGTGAATTTAGGGATTGGGGCCTATAAAGATGAATGGGGAAATCCCGTTGTTTTATCTTCTGTACGAAAGGCTGAACAGCTCCTCCTCGAACAAAAATTGGATAAGGAATACCCTCCGATGGAGGGCGTTGTCGATTTTATTCAAACCTCTCTTAAGCTTGTTTTTGGCTCCAATCACTTTCTTTTAAAAGATAAACGGATTGCTGCGATTCAATCGGTTGGTGGCACAGGAGCATTAAGAATCGGAGCGGAATTTTATAAAGAAATAGCTTCAGGTCCAGTTTTCCTTTCGACGCCCACGTGGCCAAATCATCTGCAAATTTTCAGATCTGCTGGCATGCAGGTGAACTTTTATCCTTACTATTCTGAAGAAACGCATGGCTTTGATTTCGATCGTATGTGTGCGGCTATTCGAACGATGCCACCTAAAAGCCTGATTATTCTGCATGCGTGCTGCCATAATCCCACGGGTGTCGATCCTACTTTTGAGCAATGGAAAATTCTTTCGGAATTAATTAAAGAGCATCAACTAGTTCCCTTTTTTGATTTCGCCTATCAAGGCTTTGGTGCTAACTTGGAGCAAGATGCTCAAGCAATTCGCCTTTTTGCAGAAGAGGGACATGAAATGTTCGTGGCTAGTTCTTACTCGAAAAACTTTGGACTTTACGGAGAGCGTGTCGGGACTTTAGCTATCGTGACTCCAGATGCATCAACAGCTTTGAAAGTTAAAAGCCATCTCAAACAACGGATTCGTAGCAGTTATTCCATGCCTCCCTTGCATGGAGCGCGTATTGTATCCACAATTGTTCAATCTTTGTCCCTTCAGCAGGAATGGCTGCAAGAATTAGAAAAAATGCGTTCAAGAATTAGAAATATTCGAAAAGCCTTTGTAAATAGGCTTTCAGAGGCTTATTGTGCTTTGGATTTTAGTTTTATGAATGAACAGCTTGGCATGTTTTCTTTTTCCGGGCTTGATGAGAAACAGGTTTTAGCTTTAAGAGATCAATACGGCATTTACACGCCCTTAAATGGTCGTATCAATGTGGCTGGACTTAATTCAAGTAACTTAGATTATGTTGTACAAGCGGTTAGCCAAATTGTAAAATCATGA
- the secA gene encoding preprotein translocase subunit SecA, giving the protein MFGILKKIFGTAQDRLVRKYFKSVALVNEWDAKFTSLSDEALRAKTNEFKQRLANGETLEQILPEAYAVVKNTCRRLCGTEVHVSGYDQKWDMVPYDVQIVGAIALHHGCIAEMMTGEGKTLTASMPLYLNALTGESVHLVTVNDYLAKRDCEWIGTIFRWLGLTTASITNDTSTEERKKLYEADIVYGTASEFGFDYLRDNSMASRKEEQVQRGYYFAIIDEVDSILIDEARTPLIISGPVPVSRQMYDELKTGAADLVRMQRDLCNRLASEARKSLESLVDAEGKIRDKRDKKEEEIYQEALRKFWLVGKGTPHNKILKRVKEDPDLRAAIDKWDLYYYGDTNKEEKARALSELFMVVDEKSSEYELTDKGIAAWQNVAKEGSADDFVMLDISHEYLLIDEDPNLDTNAKMERKLAVQEEDAKRKERAHNLRQLLRAHLLMERDVDYIVQDGKIVIIDEHTGRPQPGRRFSDGLHQAIEAKEAVSIQKETQTYATVTLQNFFRMYKKLAGMTGTATTEAGEFKQIYKLEVLEIPTHRTCVRKDFNDEIYMTEREKYNAILKEVREVHEQGRPILIGTESVEVSEKLSRIFKQNKLPHTVLNAKQNDKEAEIVAHAGTRGAITIATNMAGRGTDIKLAPGVAELGGLYVMGTTRHQSRRIDRQLRGRCARQGDPGTSKFYVSFEDALLRLFASPRLTGILQKFRPPEGEPISASILNKSIETAQKRVEQRNYTIRKHTLEYDDVMNKQRQEVYAFRNEIIHTEHPEVIAVDILNTVCQTAADKYFKNHSEEGAWDPEGYRQWLIQHFPVSFEDGYFDNDHLEIEDLEKMASEKVIAAFEEKLKRENQKVVSAENSSLSPAKPAHEAIRNMMIRKNDRLWQEHLLTMDHLRSEVGLRAVGQRDPLMEFKQEAFTSFDEFGQNLRSEVAHDLFRFEIITRQVSIQDLLAGLQLETNRSLFAGLEVRPPQEGPGAPVQQIEGPSDMVEQPVMVQGPRVGRNDTCPCGSGKKYKKCCGLHKDDDEN; this is encoded by the coding sequence ATGTTCGGAATCCTCAAGAAAATTTTCGGCACAGCACAAGATCGTCTTGTGAGAAAATACTTTAAAAGTGTGGCATTAGTTAACGAATGGGATGCGAAATTTACTTCGCTTAGCGATGAGGCCCTGCGTGCTAAGACAAATGAATTTAAGCAACGGTTAGCTAACGGGGAAACTTTAGAACAGATCCTCCCAGAAGCTTATGCAGTCGTGAAAAATACATGCAGACGCCTTTGCGGAACAGAAGTTCACGTTTCAGGCTATGATCAGAAATGGGATATGGTCCCTTATGATGTGCAAATTGTAGGTGCGATAGCTCTCCATCATGGATGCATTGCAGAGATGATGACCGGGGAAGGAAAAACCTTAACCGCTTCGATGCCGCTTTATTTAAACGCTTTAACAGGCGAATCCGTGCACTTGGTCACCGTTAACGATTATTTGGCTAAACGGGACTGTGAATGGATTGGAACAATATTCCGCTGGTTGGGACTAACAACAGCTTCCATTACCAATGATACCTCGACAGAGGAAAGAAAGAAACTTTATGAAGCGGATATTGTTTATGGCACAGCTTCCGAATTTGGTTTCGACTATCTGCGCGATAACTCAATGGCTTCTCGGAAAGAAGAGCAAGTACAACGTGGGTATTATTTTGCGATTATCGACGAAGTCGACTCCATTTTAATCGATGAAGCGCGTACACCTTTGATTATTTCCGGTCCAGTGCCTGTGAGTCGCCAAATGTACGATGAGTTGAAAACAGGAGCCGCTGATTTAGTCCGAATGCAAAGAGATTTGTGCAATCGTCTGGCAAGTGAAGCGCGCAAGAGTTTAGAAAGTTTAGTTGATGCGGAAGGCAAAATCCGCGATAAGCGCGATAAAAAAGAGGAAGAAATCTACCAGGAAGCGCTCAGAAAATTTTGGTTAGTCGGGAAAGGAACCCCGCATAACAAAATTTTAAAACGTGTGAAAGAGGACCCCGATCTGCGCGCAGCGATTGATAAATGGGATCTTTATTACTATGGGGACACCAACAAAGAAGAAAAGGCCCGCGCGCTTTCTGAGCTTTTCATGGTTGTCGATGAAAAAAGTAGTGAATACGAATTAACAGACAAGGGGATTGCTGCATGGCAGAACGTGGCAAAAGAAGGGTCTGCAGATGATTTCGTCATGCTCGACATCAGCCACGAATATTTGCTCATCGACGAAGATCCAAATTTAGATACCAATGCTAAAATGGAACGGAAGTTGGCCGTTCAGGAAGAAGATGCGAAGCGTAAAGAACGCGCTCATAATCTCAGACAGCTTTTGAGAGCCCATCTGCTTATGGAACGAGATGTTGATTATATCGTTCAAGATGGAAAAATTGTCATTATCGATGAGCACACAGGGCGTCCACAACCTGGTCGACGTTTCTCGGATGGCTTGCACCAAGCCATTGAAGCGAAAGAGGCTGTTTCCATCCAGAAAGAAACGCAGACTTATGCGACTGTTACTCTGCAAAACTTCTTTAGGATGTATAAAAAACTTGCAGGCATGACGGGCACGGCAACGACTGAAGCGGGAGAATTCAAGCAAATCTATAAATTAGAAGTCTTGGAAATTCCGACACATAGAACATGCGTACGTAAGGATTTCAATGATGAAATCTACATGACCGAGCGTGAGAAATACAATGCGATTTTGAAAGAAGTTCGTGAAGTGCATGAGCAAGGGCGTCCGATTCTAATTGGTACAGAATCTGTGGAAGTCTCTGAAAAATTATCCAGAATTTTTAAACAAAATAAGCTTCCTCATACTGTTTTGAATGCAAAACAAAATGATAAAGAAGCGGAAATTGTCGCACATGCTGGAACGCGGGGTGCGATCACTATTGCAACAAACATGGCCGGCCGAGGAACTGATATTAAATTAGCTCCTGGTGTAGCGGAATTAGGTGGATTATACGTGATGGGCACGACACGACACCAATCTCGCCGTATTGACAGACAGTTGCGTGGTCGTTGTGCGCGTCAGGGGGATCCTGGAACATCAAAGTTCTATGTGTCGTTTGAAGATGCTTTATTGCGTCTTTTTGCCTCTCCTCGTTTGACAGGAATTTTGCAGAAATTTAGACCCCCAGAAGGAGAGCCGATTTCTGCATCTATTCTGAATAAGTCAATCGAAACGGCTCAAAAAAGAGTGGAACAGCGCAATTACACCATTCGAAAGCATACGCTTGAATATGACGATGTGATGAATAAACAACGCCAGGAAGTTTATGCCTTTAGAAATGAGATCATTCATACAGAACATCCGGAAGTGATTGCTGTAGATATTTTAAATACTGTTTGTCAGACTGCTGCTGATAAGTATTTCAAAAATCATTCAGAAGAAGGTGCTTGGGATCCTGAAGGCTATCGTCAATGGCTCATTCAGCATTTTCCTGTGAGTTTTGAGGACGGTTATTTCGATAATGACCATCTCGAGATTGAAGATTTAGAAAAAATGGCTTCTGAAAAAGTGATTGCAGCTTTTGAAGAAAAGTTAAAACGAGAAAATCAAAAGGTTGTCTCTGCAGAAAATTCTTCATTGAGTCCTGCAAAGCCTGCTCATGAAGCGATTCGCAATATGATGATTCGAAAAAATGACCGGCTATGGCAAGAGCATTTGCTAACAATGGACCATTTGCGTTCTGAAGTTGGCTTAAGAGCAGTTGGACAACGAGATCCTTTGATGGAATTTAAACAAGAGGCATTCACTAGTTTTGATGAATTTGGACAAAATCTGCGTAGTGAAGTGGCGCATGACTTATTCCGCTTTGAGATCATTACAAGACAAGTCTCGATTCAAGATTTACTAGCAGGGCTTCAGCTTGAAACAAACCGTTCTCTTTTTGCAGGATTAGAGGTGCGCCCTCCTCAAGAGGGGCCTGGAGCACCTGTCCAGCAGATTGAAGGGCCGTCTGACATGGTTGAACAACCTGTCATGGTACAAGGACCGCGTGTAGGTCGGAATGATACATGTCCATGCGGAAGCGGTAAAAAGTATAAAAAATGCTGTGGTCTTCATAAGGATGACGATGAGAATTAA
- a CDS encoding KpsF/GutQ family sugar-phosphate isomerase, whose translation MLKDLFAHAKNYLDYFFSHLDMQKSEKVLEICQNCKGVLIFTGVGKSGYVAKKVAATMTSTGTRALFLSPTDALHGDIGIVTSDDVFLILSKSGETDELLNLMPCLRNKGATIIGIVSNAKSRLAKACDIFIELPLQKELCPFDLVPTTSTTIQMIFGDVLAVELMTHKNFSKDQYGLNHPAGTIGKRVNVKVKDLMLTGSAIPICYPENKLVDILVELSNKKCGCVLIVDNQFILKGIFTDGDLRRALQKNGVQVLETPIGQIMSQKPQLITPDVLAFEAMRQMESDQKHPITVLPVVDDNHKVVGLIKMHDLVQSGI comes from the coding sequence ATGCTGAAAGATCTCTTTGCACATGCAAAAAATTACCTCGATTATTTTTTCAGCCACCTAGACATGCAAAAGTCTGAGAAAGTTCTTGAAATTTGTCAGAATTGCAAGGGAGTTTTAATTTTTACGGGAGTAGGGAAAAGCGGTTATGTGGCCAAAAAAGTGGCGGCGACCATGACTTCTACAGGAACTCGCGCACTTTTTCTTTCGCCAACCGATGCTTTGCACGGAGATATTGGAATTGTCACCTCTGACGATGTTTTTTTAATTCTAAGCAAAAGTGGAGAAACCGATGAATTGTTGAATTTAATGCCATGCTTGCGGAATAAAGGTGCCACAATTATCGGGATTGTTTCCAATGCAAAAAGTCGTTTGGCAAAAGCTTGCGATATTTTTATTGAGTTACCGCTTCAAAAAGAGCTATGTCCTTTTGATTTGGTTCCGACAACTTCTACAACTATCCAAATGATTTTTGGGGATGTTTTGGCGGTGGAGCTCATGACGCATAAGAATTTTAGCAAAGATCAATACGGATTAAATCATCCGGCTGGGACAATAGGGAAGCGTGTCAATGTCAAAGTCAAAGACCTCATGTTAACGGGATCGGCCATTCCCATTTGCTATCCAGAAAACAAATTGGTCGACATTTTGGTTGAATTGTCTAATAAAAAATGTGGATGTGTTTTAATTGTAGATAATCAATTTATTTTGAAAGGAATTTTCACGGACGGAGATTTGCGACGTGCCCTCCAAAAAAATGGTGTACAGGTTTTGGAAACCCCTATCGGTCAAATTATGTCGCAAAAACCGCAGTTGATTACCCCTGATGTTTTAGCCTTCGAAGCTATGCGTCAAATGGAATCCGATCAGAAACATCCCATTACCGTGCTACCTGTTGTGGATGATAATCACAAGGTCGTAGGGCTGATTAAAATGCACGATCTTGTCCAATCAGGCATTTAA
- a CDS encoding NADP-dependent isocitrate dehydrogenase yields MGQKLIPITVAEGDGIGPEIMQAVLHILSAAKAPLDITTVEIGEKVYQKGEKTGISPETWDIIRKTKAFLKAPITTPQGGGFKSLNVTVRTSLGLYANVRPCVSYSPFVQTKHPKMDVVIVRENEEDLYTGIEYRQTLDTYHALKIITRPGCEKIIRYAFEYALANKRKKVTCFTKDNILKLTDGLFHKVFEEIAQEYPSIENEHWIIDIGAAKMADTPEAFDVIVMPNLYGDILSDVAAQIAGSVGLAGSANIGEHAAMFEAIHGSAPRRAGKNMANPSGLLMGAILMLVHVGLPDFATLVHNAWLTTLEQGIHTYDIYKENISKQLVGTKEFAEAVAQRIGQKPKILKEASYGEFNAILTQKHESKQTGIHKTTQGIDIFVDSNQEVEELEKKLTKVQDPDFKLSMISNRGVRVWPVKMPETACSDSWRCRYIASKKGSNLSHHQIARLLQKFADAQIDFVKTEHLCSFDGSPGYTLAQDEQ; encoded by the coding sequence ATGGGACAAAAACTAATTCCGATTACAGTTGCCGAAGGTGACGGCATTGGACCTGAAATCATGCAAGCTGTCTTGCACATTCTTTCAGCAGCCAAAGCACCTCTAGATATCACAACAGTGGAAATAGGGGAAAAAGTTTATCAAAAAGGGGAAAAAACAGGAATCAGCCCAGAAACCTGGGATATTATTCGCAAAACAAAAGCATTCCTTAAAGCTCCTATTACGACTCCGCAGGGGGGGGGTTTTAAAAGCTTAAATGTCACAGTACGAACATCACTTGGGCTTTATGCCAACGTCCGTCCTTGCGTTTCTTACTCCCCCTTTGTCCAAACCAAACATCCCAAAATGGATGTGGTGATCGTGCGAGAAAACGAAGAGGATCTTTATACAGGGATTGAATATCGTCAAACACTCGATACATACCATGCATTAAAAATTATCACGCGGCCAGGTTGCGAAAAAATCATTCGGTATGCATTCGAATATGCCCTGGCAAATAAGCGGAAAAAAGTGACATGCTTTACTAAAGATAACATCTTAAAACTCACCGATGGTCTATTTCACAAAGTTTTCGAAGAAATTGCACAAGAATACCCTTCTATTGAAAATGAACATTGGATTATTGATATTGGTGCAGCTAAAATGGCCGATACCCCTGAAGCATTTGACGTAATCGTCATGCCAAATTTATATGGAGACATTTTATCTGATGTTGCGGCACAAATCGCTGGCTCTGTCGGTCTTGCGGGTTCTGCCAATATTGGCGAGCATGCGGCCATGTTTGAAGCCATTCATGGGTCTGCACCACGCCGCGCAGGAAAAAACATGGCCAATCCATCAGGTTTACTAATGGGAGCAATTTTAATGCTTGTGCATGTAGGTTTACCTGACTTTGCCACTCTTGTGCACAATGCGTGGTTAACTACTCTCGAACAAGGGATCCATACCTATGACATTTACAAAGAAAACATCAGTAAGCAACTCGTTGGAACTAAAGAATTTGCAGAAGCGGTAGCTCAAAGAATTGGCCAAAAGCCTAAAATTCTTAAAGAAGCAAGCTATGGAGAATTTAATGCAATTCTCACACAAAAACATGAATCTAAACAAACCGGCATCCACAAGACAACGCAAGGAATTGACATCTTTGTCGATTCTAATCAAGAGGTAGAAGAGTTAGAGAAAAAACTCACTAAAGTTCAAGATCCAGACTTTAAGCTATCAATGATCAGCAATCGAGGCGTACGCGTTTGGCCGGTTAAAATGCCAGAGACAGCTTGCTCTGACAGCTGGCGTTGCCGCTATATCGCGTCAAAAAAAGGTTCCAATCTTTCCCATCATCAAATTGCTCGCCTCTTGCAAAAATTTGCAGATGCACAAATCGATTTTGTCAAAACGGAACATCTGTGCTCATTCGATGGTTCACCGGGCTACACTTTAGCACAAGATGAACAATAA
- a CDS encoding RhoGAP domain-containing protein: MSSPVNSPRSSGEYKVEAANLGEIASANKTVQTNEIDASVEQAADKVLNKSASERKSIPTRPLSDNADSVKERNQNKATQSNLSKFLQFFTHIGKRSKKQKTEQDSFETEMTEMKWQTNAAFHDENKVSSEAIKKMATPEAQETKKKSSGIKSFIQGIIKFVKSHNPLARITRTKKAVVEETKEVEKSLPSNIEPYHNLVKQMINRLEQGEKKGSIPLGLFRVSGSKTTVEKAVTDFKETEGHQDLPSDWHDATSMIKNTVMSQKAPPMQKIKDLNIPAVHAEAVDQKKSEEEIIQNIQGAIFKLDSEERNFLKDYLKMIDLTYQKSWPKEQAPGDKDPFTAYLQGTPSLTNVFSHESLADALFASMGTQKTVNLGYVEFLVNNREKIFQTEKTEI; encoded by the coding sequence ATGAGCAGTCCAGTTAATTCACCACGTTCATCAGGCGAATATAAAGTTGAAGCTGCTAATCTTGGCGAAATAGCTTCAGCAAATAAAACTGTTCAAACAAATGAAATCGATGCAAGTGTTGAGCAAGCTGCTGATAAGGTCTTAAATAAATCAGCTTCCGAGCGCAAATCTATTCCCACTCGTCCTTTATCCGATAATGCAGATAGCGTTAAGGAAAGAAATCAAAATAAAGCCACTCAAAGCAATCTAAGTAAATTCCTTCAGTTTTTTACTCATATAGGCAAACGCTCTAAAAAACAAAAAACCGAACAAGATTCTTTTGAAACGGAAATGACCGAAATGAAATGGCAAACGAATGCAGCATTCCATGATGAAAACAAAGTTTCCTCAGAAGCAATCAAAAAAATGGCAACCCCGGAAGCTCAGGAAACAAAGAAAAAAAGTTCCGGAATCAAATCATTCATACAAGGTATTATTAAGTTTGTTAAATCTCATAATCCTTTAGCACGCATAACACGAACAAAAAAAGCTGTTGTTGAAGAAACAAAGGAGGTTGAAAAATCTCTACCTTCCAATATTGAACCTTATCATAATCTAGTTAAACAAATGATTAATAGACTTGAACAAGGCGAAAAAAAAGGTTCCATTCCACTTGGATTATTTCGAGTGAGTGGAAGTAAAACTACTGTCGAAAAAGCGGTTACAGATTTTAAAGAGACCGAAGGACATCAAGATCTTCCAAGCGATTGGCATGATGCCACCTCTATGATTAAAAACACAGTGATGTCACAAAAAGCTCCTCCCATGCAAAAAATTAAAGATTTAAATATTCCTGCAGTACATGCTGAAGCGGTTGATCAAAAAAAATCAGAAGAAGAAATTATACAAAATATCCAAGGAGCAATTTTCAAACTAGACTCTGAAGAGAGAAACTTTTTAAAAGATTACTTAAAAATGATCGATCTGACTTATCAGAAGTCTTGGCCAAAGGAACAAGCGCCTGGAGATAAAGATCCTTTTACAGCCTATTTGCAAGGAACCCCCTCTCTCACAAATGTTTTTTCTCATGAAAGTCTTGCAGATGCTCTTTTTGCAAGTATGGGCACTCAAAAAACTGTAAATTTGGGTTATGTTGAATTTTTAGTCAATAATCGAGAAAAGATCTTTCAAACAGAAAAAACTGAAATTTGA
- the murI gene encoding glutamate racemase, with product MFQKEKIWNNNPIGMFDSGIGGLTVMRAVMQLLPYESVLYFGDTAHFPYGNNAAETIIQYSLANAHFLMEQDIKLLVIACNTASAFAFSTLQDQFLIPIIDVISPSIEAAIAQTQSGSIAVLGTKGTIRSGVYKQKILDLMPQARVVSLACPLLAPLVEEQWLEHPATRLIVQEYLQPLKKSDVDTLILGCTHYPLLKSLIEEEMEGQVKIIDSASACALKVEEILGNQQLQSLKEKTPHFRYYVSDDPERFQQAGEQFLRSPITHVQSHQDTQISVFSV from the coding sequence ATGTTTCAAAAAGAAAAAATATGGAATAACAACCCGATTGGGATGTTCGATTCAGGAATAGGGGGATTGACCGTAATGCGGGCTGTCATGCAGTTATTGCCCTATGAATCTGTTTTGTATTTTGGAGACACCGCGCATTTTCCTTACGGGAATAATGCCGCCGAAACCATTATTCAGTATTCGCTTGCCAATGCTCATTTCTTGATGGAGCAAGACATTAAATTGCTGGTGATTGCTTGTAATACGGCATCTGCCTTTGCTTTTTCAACTTTGCAGGATCAATTTCTCATTCCCATTATTGACGTGATTTCTCCCAGTATCGAAGCGGCAATTGCACAAACTCAAAGCGGTTCCATTGCTGTTTTGGGGACTAAAGGGACGATCCGATCAGGTGTGTATAAGCAGAAAATACTCGATCTTATGCCACAAGCACGCGTGGTTTCGCTAGCGTGTCCTTTATTGGCACCGCTGGTAGAGGAACAGTGGTTAGAGCATCCAGCAACGCGTTTAATTGTGCAGGAATACCTACAACCATTAAAAAAGAGTGACGTGGATACCCTCATTTTGGGCTGTACCCATTATCCTTTACTCAAATCTTTGATAGAAGAAGAAATGGAGGGGCAGGTTAAAATTATTGATTCCGCTTCTGCTTGTGCCCTTAAAGTCGAAGAGATATTAGGCAACCAACAATTGCAGTCTTTAAAAGAAAAAACTCCCCATTTCCGTTATTACGTTTCGGATGATCCGGAACGTTTTCAACAGGCAGGGGAGCAATTTTTACGAAGTCCAATCACGCATGTTCAAAGCCATCAAGACACTCAAATTTCAGTTTTTTCTGTTTGA